From the genome of Aerococcus sanguinicola:
CCACCAGGCTATTCACCAAGCCATCGCAGAGGGGATCGAATTCTTGCCGGTGACAGGGCGGGGCTATGCGGCGGCCCAGAATATTATCGGCATGCAGGGGCTCCAGGTCCCTATGATTAACCTCAACGGGGCCCTGGTCTCCTCCGCCCAAGGCCAAGCCTTAAGCCAATTGCCCCTGCCCCAGGACCAGGTCCTCGCCATGCGCGACTTCCTCGACCAGGCAGGCGTTCGCTATTCCCTCGTCAGCCAGGATTGCTATTACACCACCGATCCCGACCGCTACCAAGCAGGCATCAGCCGCTTTCTCAAAGATCAAGCGGCCAGCCACCAGCAAGCAGGTATCCCAACACCTGCTATCGACATTGACCAAGCCAAGGCCTTCATCCAAGACATAGGCAGACTTAAGGAGCTGCCCCAGCAGGACTTCCTCAAGCTAATCTTCTTCACAGACCAGGAAGACATCCGCCAAAGCTTCCGCGAGCATTTTGCTGGGGACAAGCTCCTCACCCTGTCGTCTTCAGGCCGCCATAATGTAGAAATCACCCAGGCCAAGGCGAGCAAGGGCCAGGCTTTAACCAAGTACCTAGAGGAAGCCGGTTACCAAAGAGATGAGGTCCTGAGCATCGGTGACTCCTACAATGACTTGTCCATGTTCGCCGTCACGGGACATAGCTATGCCATGGGCAATGCTGAGCCCGCTGTCCAAGCCCAGGCCAGGGCCCTAGCCCCTAGCAACCAAGAGGACGGAGCGG
Proteins encoded in this window:
- a CDS encoding Cof-type HAD-IIB family hydrolase, producing MIKLIASDIDGTLLTDQGIMSPQTHQAIHQAIAEGIEFLPVTGRGYAAAQNIIGMQGLQVPMINLNGALVSSAQGQALSQLPLPQDQVLAMRDFLDQAGVRYSLVSQDCYYTTDPDRYQAGISRFLKDQAASHQQAGIPTPAIDIDQAKAFIQDIGRLKELPQQDFLKLIFFTDQEDIRQSFREHFAGDKLLTLSSSGRHNVEITQAKASKGQALTKYLEEAGYQRDEVLSIGDSYNDLSMFAVTGHSYAMGNAEPAVQAQARALAPSNQEDGAAWMIQELLAGRIG